The Oryzias latipes chromosome 16, ASM223467v1 genomic sequence actaaatagCTTTCAAGCTCATTTTGCTGATAAATGCACATGCTGTCTTGGAAAACGAATCATTAAATACTGATACTTTGTCACTGCGGCTTTTCTAAGGAACGCAATTTCACCTGGTCAGCTGCCAAATAGTTTCCTTTAAGCGTAATTCTTGCTTATGTCAAATTACATTTTAGTCTAAAATTCTGCAGCAGCTTTGGCCACATGGGAAAAAATGTGCTTAAGgggtcttttttttatacactgacACATAAACAAAAGCACAAGCACACACCCAGAAATACAAAGGGCTTCAAAAGGAATTTTAAAGTAGTTTAAACTGCTTCTGTCGTGATCTGCTGCTGCCAGAAGCATGTTCTCCAAAAAAGAAACCAGTACACTTTTAATTTGGGTTGTCCCCCGTTACCCACAAGtcagaaatattcaatattatGATTACCAGAAGGTATTTGCTTTAATGACAAAGAGAATGCTTGATGAATGAAGATGGAGGTGGGACTTTTATCCTAggagaaaatgttttctctgcACTCCCTCCACACGGAAAAACACATGGAAAAAGCTATTCAACCTGCAAGGACTTTTGCAGGGGTGCTTTAATTacatgtctgataaaagctCAGGTTTTGAGTTGGCACAACATGCCAACCCTAAAACAGCTGATCCTGGCAAACGTCCAGTCACGATCAAACAATGTGTCATTGTGTTTCTCCTTAAAGAACCCTTGTTTTTACCCATTCACCCACAAAATGTTTGGCTCATAGtaaatgaatttgtgttttctctttttgaggTTCATCTCCCATCTCTAATGTGGAACATCAAGATAGATTACTCTCCAGAATGCCCGCATGGGacagaaaaagcaacaaaaagaggCAGTACATTCTGTGGGTCAAGATTTGGGAACATATACATGGCTACATCAGCAGCTTTGGAGCTGATTTAATAAGCAagtgttaacatgttcttgtgcttTTCTTTCCCACTGTCTGATCACAATAATTCTCAGATGTTTCCGCAAAGATGTTGGTCTGCTTTTGGCCCAAATCACACATTCAATATTCAGttcaaacacattaaaaacatggTATTTTGAAGTGTCTGCATGCTTTTCACAACAATAAGACTAACTTGGCTCTAAAACAGGTATTGAGAACTGTTTATTCCATTCTGACATGATGAGTTGCtatatatgaaaaataaaaataaagataatagACATATTTCCAACAGTCACCGGTAAATATAGGTAAAGTATACGTAAAAAGAGCCGCAAATAAgcttagtttttgtctttttttgttgtgacaTGGAAAAACGATAGGCATAGAGTTTCACAAACAGACATTTGTCTTTTGACAAATGTCTGTTTGACAAATGTCAATCACCTGACATTTGTTGTGTACCTGTTGTGCTATAGGGAATGCCACATCCAGCGTGAGTCTGATGTGAAGCTATAAAGCAAAAGAAAGTCCACGTTATAATTGACTAAACATCTGAAAACCACGAGGTGACAATACTTTTTGTGACACTcgacattcattttatttattccttGACAGCAGCAACTAAAACCACACTATTAATCCTCTTAATGACATCTTAAGGatccattccaatgaaaattgcgcttttggtgtttttaacatgttcttgttgtgttttttctgatgaCTGAGGATATATGTCAAGacaattaagcctaaaattgcatgttTGAGTGTCTCTTGatatcgttgtgaatcagaagcagcagaaaaaatagTGTTTAAAAAGAAGCTCATTTTTTACGCAGGAAACATGCTGGACAGTGGGCCAAtgaccagctccctgctccgctccattccgatggatccacttgtagacgactacatccatgcacgtctttgttttcctcatttaagctggcatctggcattaggttgggggtgtgaggaaaTGTAAACTCAGAGTTTTCAGCAATGAGGAAGGGAAGCGGGGCGGGGttactctgcgccaacggtCCAGCCCAAAACTAAGAAGTGAATTTCtgaagaactcctgccgctctgcagaaactatgtccgagaaaacaacaaaatttttattttatttttatctagaAACgccataattataattaaaaaaatcactgggaatgcttttaaaacagatcaaaagaggaaCATAGTGGGACAGAGTGGGGTTTTTGGCTTCTAAGGCAAAACCAACCCAACTCTCATAGTAttcattaatatttttaactaaccttttttaacctttttacacATACACAACTTGgaattttttatattaaaataactgaaaaataaGTTGAGGTAACTGTTaacaaaacctttattttttgtcccagtggtcttttaaaatgattgtgtggtttttagccaaaatcaaaaatacatattttttgtagAGCAGCAGGGATTCATtggaaattcgcctctgagttgtgggcaggaccgttggtgCGGAAGTTAGCCTCTGCTAATATtccatcatttctttgtttacactctcttacagcccatcacaaccccaacctaacattactggtgcaacaaaaatggggagcaatatttgagctatccagcagtacagttttgagctcagacgatgaaaacaaagacttacatggaACTATTTATccgcaagtggatgcatcagaattggagcagagcagagagacttTGGCCACCCATTTTAGCTGCTGCATCACAAATATGAGCTTTTTTCAAACCGTGGATTTTTATCTGATCCTGAGCCatcatgatttaaataaagaaatactcagaaacgcggTTTTAATCTTACATTCttttatgtgtcctccatcatcagaaaaatgctacaagaacaaacACCAAatacatgattttcattggagcagatctattttgctaaataaaaaataatttcagtttgtggctatttgaataaataaaaatgtaacaatttaAAGATTGATTACGACAAGCAATGTAGCAAATGTTCATAAGGTCACTTGATATGAGCAAAAAATATCTGTGATGCTACTGTATAGAATTTAAAATGATAGACTGACACAATGTGATATATGGCTCACAGAGCCAACAATAAGGCAATACAACTGTTTCATGATTTATCCCAGTTCTTTGTTCTAGCAGAGAAATATGTTTATCAACAAATATTTGGCCTTAGTGCCAGTGTATTAATACAAAATGCTGTGTTATTGGTATTTTCCTGTCTTCCCCATGTACTTCAGTGTATAACAGATGTGCAGAGATAGATACACTGGGTGTACATTTTGATTACCCTTGGGTACATGCATACAAACAGGAATGACAGCAGCATAGAAAATAtcattttagaacattttttttggctAGCGTCAGCTGACCAGATAATATATGACAGGTGTGAGGCTGTCTTTCAGGGGTGAGCTTGTTTGATtcagccaataaaaaaaaaaaaaaacaagaaaaggaaaaaccttAGGGATCAGGAATGAGAACACACTGTGTAAATTCTGTACAGAACATGCTTTTTCTGCCATTGATGCAACCAATCATATTAGTGACAATTCTCCAGCTCTGTGTGTGTGACAAACATGCAGCCCTTTATGAATTACCCTGCAGAGCAAGAAAAACTGACATGTCCTCGGTaggactggcaacctgtctactacccccccccccccccccccacacacacacacacacaaacacacacccctTCAGCCCTGAAGGGGATAAAGAAAAATGGATCCTAGGATGAAAACATGTTGAGGCAAATTGCAACATTTACAAGAAACATTTGCAAAATCCTGTTTAGCAAACAGCATCTATGTAAGTACATGGCTGGAACTCTGTTCCTccgattagttttttttattaaggtcAAAGAAGCTGTACAGTTCAAGCCATGTCCCTTTGATTTTCTACTACCTTCCTCCTTCTAAAGGGATCTGCAAAGTGACACATCCTGTTATGCATTTACGTTGCAAGAACATGCAGGAACATCTCTGTGCTCCAAAAGCAGCCAGTAAACCTAATCGCTCAGAAACAAAAGGGATGAATGCTGCCAGAAGAATTTATagcagtgaaaaaaaattgGAGGAAACATCAATAAATCAATGTTTACTTCCCTAAACTAATTATTGTGAGAACAATCAGAGGCATGGGGGCAAATTTAATGAATGAACTTTGTTTCTGTACAATTCTCCAAATAAGAAGCCCCCACGAAATTCACGTTAGAATGATATGCCTCATAGACGAGATTATTGAAATGTTGTGTCTTTTTCCAAAAGAGCTCTGCACAGAAATAATAACACCCCTGCGACAATTACTCCAAATCTGGCAGCACTGCATCTTGTAACCCCTGATAATTACATTGCAAGTCCAACTGTAATGACAACTCTCTCGGGCCGCAGATAGACAAGACTTTCTTCTCAAAGCAGCAGTGGTCAAATGCGGCTTTCTGAAAATGCACACATGATATAATGTTTTGTGAGGCATGTGGTTACCACAGGCTGGATGAGCTTGGAAATGATTGTCTGTCCCGCCCACATGGGCAGCACCTTGGGAAATGTGACGCTGTAATGTGGCCTGGCTGGGATGCAGAGACAGTAAAACaaacactgtgtttttttacccTCATATCCTTCTCCCTACCAAACTCCCACATCCAGCTTTTCCTAGAAATATCAAACTCAAAAACTATGTGTGTGCTTTAATGTGACATTTCCTTTCTTAtcatcccacaaaaaaaaaaaaatatctcacCGCTACTGAGTTTTGACATTATCCTGGCAATCGTGAGCAGCTCACTGAACCAAAAGAAAGTTTCTATTTGGGTAGCTGATCCaaatttttttcccttcattctGTGAAGGCCAGAGTCACATTTTAGATCAGAATTTTGCACAGTGTGTCTGCACTGTAATGCACCTGGGGAAACAGCAGCAAAGTCTCACATTGGCCTGTGCCTTCCATGCTAGAAGATTCAACAGGAGTTTTGTGCTCACTTCAGCACTTTAAATTGTCTGATGTCACTCCAAAACTGCATTCCAGATTTTTTCGTCTTCAGAGAACATCTCACTCTGGTgcgtttgtaaaaaaaaaaaaaaaatggcagtcAAGCAGGTAGAAGGTCAATAAGATTGGCGGTTCAAGGATAACAAACACTCAAAAGCCTTCCTCAATGTTCCCATCCAGTCTCCAACACTGGTCAATCCACTGCTGATACCAGTTATTTCTGAGACCAAATGCTTTTCCATGATTCTCCAAAGATTGTGCGAAGAGATGTGCATTTGTGGgacatttaaaggaaatttcaatgttcttctttttcttttaatcccaAGTAAATAAAGCATTTGAATGACTTTATGTAACACAATGTAGAAGTTTGGTAACAGCAAATGAAGCAAGTAGTAATACATGTAATCTGAAATAACAAAAGCATCTAAgtagattttaatttaaacaaataaattcagATTTAATCCTCAATTAGATTAGTTAACTCTTACCAGAGGACATGGATGAACCTGAGAGGCTGGAGTTGCTGGATGCTGCCATCCCAACCAGTGAGTTTTGCGCCTTGGTCACTCCCGTTTGGCCAAAGTAGGCTCACAGCTCGGGTGCGGCGGTGCCTCCATGTCAGTCCGTTTCACCCCAGATCACTTGATGTTTCCTCTCATCCTGATCCCCTCCGTTTGAAGGATCCCTTCGGCTCGGATCGCTGTGCGCCTCAGCGTGCAGCCGCTGCCGCATTCACTGACGCTGCAGACGCAGGAGAGTAGACAGGCTGCAGGGATACGTTTGGTTGATTATTCGGCTTTTCTTGACACTCAAAAGAAAACGCTTGGGTCTCTGCCGCGGACAGGCGCCATGGTTCCCATGTGCGCCGCTTGTATGGAATATTTGTTAATTTACGCACCACCGCGTCGACGCGCCTTAAAGAGAAAGTTTGGAGCTGTGCAGACAAACGGAAAACAAACAACCGACCTACCTCAGTCTGCAAGAATCCCAGACTGTTACAGTGTCTTCTCCTGTTAAATGAATGATTCGTTCAACCAGCCAAACCACGTGTGATCAGTTCCTGAACtgcatgacatttttttccaaatgtcatAACATTCTACTTTGCGTTAAAAGCGCCCTATGGGTGATGTTTACGCGCCATCTGGTGGATTGATGAAAGAATTGGGAAAGAGAACCAAGGAATCCTTTCAAAAGAAGcccaaacatttatttcactttatttgAGAATAAATATCTATAATTGAAGACTAGGCCAAAAAAACTGTGGACTCTTTACTGTTAGGCCAGCTCACTCTCATATTCTGGAAATGCACAGAAgctgtttcacaaatgcacacgctccggatcacaaatatatttatgcaaacacgtaaaaaaaaaaatcacaaatgcaCATGAACGGTTTCACAGCAAGCAATCTGGttcacaaacagttttttttttctcttttggggATCTTTTATTTGAAGTATAAGTGAATTGAAGTAAATCCACTTTCTAGAACTTAATGTTCAAAAGGTATGGATGTGGTCATTTTTGAAATGTCACATTTGACATAATATCAGTTCACAATTTTTGTCTTCTCCAGTCTGACTTTGAGCAAGTTGTGCAGAACAGTTGCACTTTCAAGTCGCCAataattcttattttaaaaggCAAATATTCTTTACTTAGTTGCCTACAATATAATAGGTAGGCCAATATGAATTACTTTGAAAATCTCtagaacagaaaacatttttaaataaatgaccaaTTCCCTTTCTGAAAGCATTGCAACCTGACTCTTTTTTTCAGCATGACcatcttcttcatcttttcCCCCTTCCCCCTTCCCCCTGCACTGTGGGAAAacgtttaacttaaaaaaagcaaactttatttatttctgcattTAATCATTAGTAGGTATCTCTTTAACAGAGTAATGTAACTATACTCTTGGTTCCTCTTTTCTGAGGTTTTGTCATTATAAAGTTATTAGCTCACTAGCACATTATCAAAACTGACAGgccacaataaaacatttttagcgTCACTTGAATTTGGCACATAGAGTCAGATTCATGTATGTGTTACATGCACAGCTTCCACTGGCATTGAAATTGGTTTCAGTACAATCTGAACACGATCAGACAAACACATATACTTGACCGCCGATAAAAACGCTCCTTGAGCATGGATGTAGATGCATTTTAAGATGGTGTGGTCAGTCGTGACAAAAAAAGGTGTGAACGTTGTGaagacacaagaaaaaaatacaccaCTGTTTGGATAAATTCTCTACTGATTTTCTTAACCCACAACACCCCTTTCAGGATCACAAGATTGCACACAATCACTCCCATTTTAGAGTAAATAGTTAGCCCATGAGGCATattttgaactgtgggaggTGACTGGAGAAAACCACACATATATGGGAAGAAGATTCAAACCCCGTAAGGGACTTGAACCCAGATCTAAGCTGGGACGTGAGCCAGGGCCTTTTTGCTGAGAGGAAAGAGTGCTAATCACTGTTCCACCGTGCACACAGTGCCACTGTGCataatctgtttttaattttaaatttccaCAAGCAGTAGACCTCGAAAAAGGAAAActatatgtgtgtctgtgtctttgaTGCTCTGCTGTTTCAAGGGGCCCACAGAAAACACCTTAACTGTTTGTGCctttacagaaaaaagaaaaagcgtgACTGCATGTGTGGTTCTAAAATACTTATAACTAATATGAGTAATgtgaaatgactttttaaaaacagaaatgcatttttttctctcttataTTGTAATCACACTGATAGAGATAGATAATgcctactgattttttttaatgttatttatattattttgcaATTCAGAATTTACACGGACGTGTCCAGCCTGCAAGACAATACTCAGGGCTGGTTTTGGTAAAGTTGAATCACGTGATCTATGCTTCCACATGACCTTCAAATCTGGTCATGTGACTGCGGGGCCCGACTACAACATCATAAAGTAAGGAGTTTTTGTACCGTCCGGATCCATTTCCCTCCAATTTAAGGACGTTTTCAGTACCGGTTCTGAAGCAAAGTCAGAACAATGAGGTGAGTTCTGCTCATTTTTGTCTGTCCAggtaaaatgtattattatttaagGAACTAAGCCAGTCAAAACAAGCCCATATCATTATCATGATATGCTGCCGATTCCTCCCCTTGCACCGTTTtatttgaaagttttatttgGGATTGAGTTCGAGGTAATGGAGCCACAGTGAATTGGTTGTGTAGTCTGACATAAAGACATGCATGTTGGCAGGTTATCGAAGGAATCCCTGTACGTCTTGTTTCTATGGACCTGTTTGGAGTCGGCCACCTCCCGGAGCTGCTCTTCATTTTTCTGCGGAAAGTCTCACCGTGTCAGCCCCCTGGGTGGTCTGGACCCCGGCTCCCCGCTCTTCCTCACTCCCTACATCGAGAAAGGAGCCATAGCTGAAGGTAAAGCAGCCCCGAAGGGTGATTCTACGGGGCGTTTGGGTTGGAGTGCACCGTGTCACCATGCAGGCTCTTGTTATTTCAGCCAAGAAGCTGAGTCTGGTTGGAAACCTGCCCGGAGCAAATGTCAAGAGTTATGCTGGATATCTGACCGTCAACAAGGCGTACAACAGCAACCTCTTCTTCTGGTTTGTCCCTGCCTTTATGGTAGGCTTAACTCACCACAGCTGCTTGGGTGCAGTTAGATACACAATTTGGCTTTTTAATATAATATTACTCCGATTTTACTCTGCCAGTCAGTGCAGCTGTAGATCCTAATCCAATCTGGGATTATAAACCTGTTTTGGGACCAAAAGATGGAGGAATTCCACTTTAAACTCAATCTTTTCTTGATGAAACTGTCAATCAGTGACTAAGGGTCTTATCTGAAACTCAACAGTTCTGTCACATGTCGTCGTCTCCTGACACGctataaaaatacaaactttgaCAAGATTTTGTCCTCGAGTTTCATTAGTGAATGAAATGCAGTAACTtgaacagtgtgtgtgtgaaatgtgaACCTTGAAGTTTGTGATGTTGCaacatttcatctttttctcttgcagcactttttaaaaattttcatGACTGTAAGTCTAAAGCTTTTTGAAATTAGTGCTTTATGGTAACTAAAACACAGGCAGGttggtttttaatatttttttaaggaataaaactttaacttttatgcttttttagtTATATTTGTAGACATTTAACTGAAGAATAACCCATGTTCCCTGTGACAGGATGATAAAATCAGGCTTTGTAAACTGAATTTCCTTCAGCCTAAAAGAGTTTGTATGCTTTGTatcatattttttaacaaataaaccaaGCATTTTCCTTTCATGTCAGGAGGTTAGAAGTTTCATTTGGCTGCAGAATGTCACCAAATGAGCGACCTAAAGTGTTCTAAAAGCTCAGAAAACCAGAATAATGTACTGCAACAAGATAACTTGTATTTTCCTGACTTCAACTACAAATCACAACTACAattctttttcttcagaaacCCACAATTGTATATAAAGCAACAACATTGATAAATtcttacggagcccgtgtcctgacattaagatattaaaatatatcttccCACAGATGAATATCTCGTTCGAACGAAAGACTATTCCGTTTctacaagatactattgcgttccctcaaaatactattccattccctcgaaatgattaactcgtgcgaactcaataattaatccgttcgaatgcaataattattcacgtcataagtcattcacacGCATATGCTCTCCGTACGGCctcaaaagccgctttcagcggtaacagaaatgtgaaggtatcggctgtaaatctatgacgtaattaacaggataaatgatcggctagttcgttagttagcatgtagcctactataaatagccttcgaatgtaaagcgactgactgctgaAGAGTATgtcaataaaagacaagtcctgaatattatacCCATTTGACCCTAAACTATAATATCAGCTGGCCGTCTCCAGCCAGttgcccgaatgccggcatgacgagcaaagagctctgcggcggagctagtagtagcctagcaggagctatcgtatgacaaagcagcctaggtatcataaatcttatgatatttttcttatattcattgagacggtaataaagtgatcattcttgtttttcatgttcctttcttgaacgaatatgggtcacagagacacggaagttaccgctgaaagtggCTTTTGAGGCCGTACGGAGAGCATATCCAcgtgtatgacttatgacgtgaataattattgcgttcgatcggattaattattgcgttcgaacaaatgaattattgcgttcgcacgagttaatcatttcaagggaacgcaatagtatttTGTGCAAACGAGATAGtaatctgtgggaacgagatattaatctgtgggaacaagctatattttaatatcttaatgtcaggacacaggcTCCGTAAGTTCTTATTTGAGTAAAAACTcaactgtcaaaataaaactttttttttttttttatccaaatagATCAATCAAAACCTCCACTAGGGGGTGCTGTGGTCTCAATGTTTTATTGCTGGTTTGATCTGACTGATAGGCTGGTCAGGAAAAAGCACCGGTCCTGCTCTGGCTGCAAGGTGGACCCGGGGGCACATCAATGTTTGGACTCTTTGTGGAACACGGGCCGTATGTGGTTTACAAGAACCTGACCAGTAAGTGCATCAAGCATATGTATAGAAACACATGCTGTGTGCATTATGGGTAGAGTGGTGTGGACTGAGCGCTGTTCTCGTTTTCTCTGCAGTTGGTTTAAGAAATATCACATGGACAAGCAGATATTCAGTTTTATACATTGACAACCCGGTAAGGTTTATTTttactataaataaaaaagaatcatttCCATAAAGTCATCTTTCTGTCGCACGTTCATCCATTTAGGagtttgttccttttttcagGTGGGAACCGGTTTCAGTTTCACCGACGATGACAAAGGTTTTGCTCAGAATCAGGACGATGTTGGTAGAGATCTCTACAGGTCTGTCATCACACTCACTCTGAAGTTCTTACAATTTTGCGTAAATGTTTTCTAACCTTTCTCTTCCTTTTTAAAAGTGCTTTAACACAGTTCTTCCAGATGTTTCCTGAGTACCAGTCTAATGAGTTCTACGCCACTGGAGAGGTtagtttgaccaaaaaaaaaatctaatgatTGTCCTTGGTAGATAAACTATTTGTAACTTAAACTATGCTTTGCTCCTGTCCAGTCGTATGCAGGGAAGTACGTCCCCGCCATTTCCTATTacatccacaaaaacaaccccactGCTAAAGTGAAGATCAACTTTAAAGGCATGGCGATCGGTGATGGACTCTGTGACCCAGAAGTGGTTTGTAtccagcagtgaaaacaaagagCCTTGTTGCtggatggttttttttgttgtcgtttGTCGTGAGACGACAGTTTTCTGTGTTGAGTAGACATAATGTTCAGGCATCTCTTCGCTGTCAGATGTTGCAGGGTTACGGTGAGTTCCTGTATCAAACAGGAATGATCGACGATTTCCAGAAGCAGTATGTAGACAAGCAGACAGATTTTGGAGTCCAGCTCATCCAGCAGCAGAAATGGGTGGAGGCTTTTGAGGTATTTTATGTTCCTGTCAAAGATTTCATCCTAAACTGTAGTTTAAACCAAATACAGACTTTACACTGCAGTCAAAGTGAGAACACATGGTTCTGTCCTCTGACTTTAGGTGTTTGACAGTTTGCTGAATGGAGACTTGAGTCCATACCCATCTTTCTTCCAAAATGCCACCGGCTGCACCAACTACTTCAACTACATGACGTGTCGGGTACTCGAGGCCGTCTCTCCTTGTCAAAAAAGAGCTCTCTTGAGTTTTTATTGGAACCATCTGAACAAAAGAACTGTTTGCTCATTTGTATCTTTGAAGGAACCCGAGGATCAGGAATACTTTTCTCAGTTTGTGACCCTGCCTGCCGTGCGGCGTGCCATCCACGTGGGGAACCTGACTTTCCATGACGGCTCTGAGGTGGAGAAGCACCTCCTGCAGGATGTCATGAAGAGCATCAAACCGTGGTTGGGGGAGCTGATGGATAACTACAGGGTAAGGGGTGCAAGTGGGAAATGCAAAGTGGCTAAATGTGAAGAAGGTTTTTGAAAAGCTTGAAGTAAATGCCCCCCTCCTCCCCGATGTGTGCAGGTCTTGATGTACAGCGGGCAGCTGGATGTAATCGTAGCTGCTCCTTTGACTGAGAGGTTCCTGCTAACAGTCAACTGGACTGGAGCTGCAGAGTACAAAGCTGCTCCCCGCTTTCACTGGAAGCTGCAGCCCGGTGACACAGATGTGGCGGGTTATGTCAGACAAGTTGGAGAGTTTTACCAGGTCAGCACAGTTTGCAgtttcttcttcctgttttttatttttattttgaagacatGCAGAGAGTTTTTATCTGTCCCGCAGGTCATAATCCGAGGAGGAGGACACATTCTGCCCTACGACCAGCCAGAGAGGTCGTTCGatatgattgacagattcttgtCGACGCAGAGCTCCAAGTGACCGGAATCATGttgatctaaaaataaaactttctactgaattaaaaatgttaattttttttttttttagaaagaattttcaaacaggaaacatttgattttagacttttattttgtctttggaTTTTGGTTAAATTACTTGAAGCTCTTTCAGTCTGTCCTAATGTCATCACaacaaataaaagctgttttgatTAATTCAGTTCATTCATACTTTGGAAAGGATACAATTTTACACAGCAATCTAATTCTGATgggttgattttatttttttaatatttttttaaatttctctgCATAAACAATTGTTTAATCTCTGGTTTCTGTACACCAGGGGGCAGTGTTTCAAAAGAAATGTCAATAAATTCATTCCTTTTCAGAACAACTGTCAgttctttactttttaaatatttatactaTTAGATATCTAATTCAGTGGAGCCCTATTCTGAttcatgtttttgtcatttgcaTGTGCCTGTATAGTAATCATCAAAAAACTGACTTTACACTAGAAGTGTAATTCAAGAACAAACTAgaaatttgatttattgctgTTAAAATGTGTTCAGTTACTTCATTGCAAACATTTGGACTCAAAGAGGTTCAAAATGAAATGGCAAATACAAAAAGGAGCTACAATTttccaaattataaaaaaatgtggctttttaCAGCCATAAGTAATCATAAATAATGTGACATTTTTGTGCTAAAACATATCGCCGACTTTGTGCACAGATCGTGTTTTGATTTGGTTTTTAAGTCCAAATGTGGCGTAGTTATGGGATCTTAAGATTAGACATATACTTGTAGATCGATAGATATAGATGGAGATCTATCCATCCATATCCGTTTggatctgctgctgtgctggaAATCAATCCACACATTTTATCAGACTTCAGCTTCTAAACTATTTAATCATCAAGCAGTTTGACCAGT encodes the following:
- the cpvl gene encoding probable serine carboxypeptidase CPVL, with amino-acid sequence MRLSKESLYVLFLWTCLESATSRSCSSFFCGKSHRVSPLGGLDPGSPLFLTPYIEKGAIAEAKKLSLVGNLPGANVKSYAGYLTVNKAYNSNLFFWFVPAFMAGQEKAPVLLWLQGGPGGTSMFGLFVEHGPYVVYKNLTIGLRNITWTSRYSVLYIDNPVGTGFSFTDDDKGFAQNQDDVGRDLYSALTQFFQMFPEYQSNEFYATGESYAGKYVPAISYYIHKNNPTAKVKINFKGMAIGDGLCDPEVMLQGYGEFLYQTGMIDDFQKQYVDKQTDFGVQLIQQQKWVEAFEVFDSLLNGDLSPYPSFFQNATGCTNYFNYMTCREPEDQEYFSQFVTLPAVRRAIHVGNLTFHDGSEVEKHLLQDVMKSIKPWLGELMDNYRVLMYSGQLDVIVAAPLTERFLLTVNWTGAAEYKAAPRFHWKLQPGDTDVAGYVRQVGEFYQVIIRGGGHILPYDQPERSFDMIDRFLSTQSSK